CTCCATGGGGACGCTCGCGCGGATCGCCAACGGGATCTCGTCGTCGGTCCTCACCCGGTGCGCGGACGTGGTCCTCAAGGAACGCAAGCCCCTGGTGCTCGTGGCCCGGGAAACGCCGCTCTCCGTGATCCATCTGGAAAACATGCTTCGGCTCGCCCGCGCGGGGGCGGACATCCTCCCGGCGTGTCCCGGCTTCTACCATCGGCCGGCAAGGGTGTCCGAACTGGTGGACTTCGTCGCTTCGCGGGCGCTCTCCCGCGTCGGGATCGAAGCCGGCGTCCTCCCCCGATGGGGGGAGGGGCGTTGAAGACAAGGGAGGATGGTCCGATGAAGAAAGTACTGGTGGTGGACGACGAGGAAAGCATCCGCGAACTGTACCGGGCGGAGCTCTCCGATGAAGGGTACAAGGTGGCGCTCGCCGCGAACGGTGCGGAGGCGCTCGGCCTCCTCGATTCCTTCCTGCCCGACCTGGTCACCCTCGACGTCAAGATGCCGGGGGTGGACGGCATCGAGGTCCTCCGGCGGATCCGGGTGAAGAACCCGACGATCCCGGTGGTGCTCCTGACCGCCTTCGGGGAGTTCCGGCAGGACTTCAACACGTGGGCGTCCGACGCCTACGTGGTCAAGTCCCACGATTCGACCGAGCTCAAGGAAACGGTGCGGAAGCTGCTGGGGGACGGATGAGCTCCTTCTCGTTTCTCCTCGAGGCGCTCCGCGGGGGCAGGAAGCGCCATGGCGGCACGAGGGACATTTCGCTCGCGGCGGCGCTGACCTCCGGGCTGTACGAGGTGTCGCAGGCGCTCAGCACGCCGGCCGGGGATCTCCAGCGCGGCTTCGACCTCATCACCTCCGCGGCCGCGTCCATCCTCCGCGTCGAGCGGTGCGTGCTGCTGCTTTCGGAGCCGGGGGTGGAGCACCTGGTCGTCCGGTCGATGGCCGGGATCCCCCGGGGAAGGCAGTTCGAGAAGTACCGCCAGGAGATCTTCCGGATGGTCGTCCACCCGGTCCTCTCTTCCGGGGAGGGGCTCATCGTATCGGAGGGGCGTCCCGGAACCGACCGGAGCCTGCTGCGGCTGATGCGGCGACTCGACGTGAAGGGGTTCCTGGCCGCGCCGGTGAAAAGCCCCACGGCGGCGATCGGCCTGATGGCGGCGGCGACCCCCCTGGACGGGAGGGATCTCGTCGACGCGGACCTGAAACTCCTGTCCGTGATGGCGAACTTCGCCGCGATCGCGCTCGAGAACGCCGCGCTCGTCTCCCGCCTGGACAAGAAGGCGAGGAAGCTCACGGCGATCTTCGAGATCAGCAAGGCGCTGAACGAGGAGACCGACTCCGCCGTCCTCTTCCAGCTGATCGTCGATCGGGCCACGGAGCTGATGGGCGCCTCCTCCGGGTCGATCATCCGGCTGGACCCGTCTTCCGGCACCCTGTTCATCGAGGCGGAGCGGGGGTTGGGCGATTCGGTAAAGAGCGGGGTCCGGCTGCGTCTCGGGGAAGGGATCACCGGCTGGGTCGCCCGCGAGGGGGTGCCGCTGCTGGTGCCCGACGTGCGGATCGACTCCCGCTACGTCGAGGCGAGCCCGAAGGTGATGTCCGAGATGGCGGTGCCGGTCAAGTGGGGAGCCGAGGTGATGGGGGTGATCAACCTCGACCACCACCAGGTGGGCGGCTTCACGGAGGAGGACCTGGAGCTGCTGACCGCGTTCGGGAACGTCGCGGCGGTGGCGGTCCGGAACGCCGGCCGCCTCCGAGGCTGGACGAAGGCGGAGTAACCTCCCCTTACCGCTTCCGCCCGGCGTTTTCGTACTTCTTGGGCCGGTGGCACGCCGGGGCGCACGCCCCCCCCCGATCCGACATTTCGAGCTTCACTTCGGGAAAAATCGACACCTTCCCGGTTTCCGGGTCGACGCGGTGGCACGTCGGGCAGTTGGTCCCGTGGGGCTGGCGGTAGACGTGAAGGCTGTGGAGGTTCTTCCCCAAAACGGTGTCCCGGAAGTTCGTCTCCACGTTGAAATCCTCGTCCTCGATCACCGACTTCGCCGGGTGACAGCGGAAGCAGGGGGCGTATTTCGCGGG
The window above is part of the Deltaproteobacteria bacterium genome. Proteins encoded here:
- a CDS encoding response regulator, with the protein product MKKVLVVDDEESIRELYRAELSDEGYKVALAANGAEALGLLDSFLPDLVTLDVKMPGVDGIEVLRRIRVKNPTIPVVLLTAFGEFRQDFNTWASDAYVVKSHDSTELKETVRKLLGDG
- a CDS encoding GAF domain-containing protein: MSSFSFLLEALRGGRKRHGGTRDISLAAALTSGLYEVSQALSTPAGDLQRGFDLITSAAASILRVERCVLLLSEPGVEHLVVRSMAGIPRGRQFEKYRQEIFRMVVHPVLSSGEGLIVSEGRPGTDRSLLRLMRRLDVKGFLAAPVKSPTAAIGLMAAATPLDGRDLVDADLKLLSVMANFAAIALENAALVSRLDKKARKLTAIFEISKALNEETDSAVLFQLIVDRATELMGASSGSIIRLDPSSGTLFIEAERGLGDSVKSGVRLRLGEGITGWVAREGVPLLVPDVRIDSRYVEASPKVMSEMAVPVKWGAEVMGVINLDHHQVGGFTEEDLELLTAFGNVAAVAVRNAGRLRGWTKAE